One genomic window of Denticeps clupeoides chromosome 14, fDenClu1.1, whole genome shotgun sequence includes the following:
- the unc93a gene encoding protein unc-93 homolog A isoform X1 — protein sequence MISRNLKNVLVVSFGFLSLFTAYGGLQSLQSSLNAEAGMGVISLSVIYGALILSSMFLPHILIKNIGCKWTIVVSMGCYVTYSFGNLYPGWATLIPTSAILGLGGSPLWSAKCTYLTISGNRQAEKESKKAEDVINMYFGIFFFIFQSSAVWGNLMSSLIFGQDANITEIPEENLKYCGAGSCEEDFIPTANTTRPAQNLINTLLGAYIGVGVLAIILVAVLLDNIDRDMAKDFRSNRTSFWPTFLATFKLLKNRTLILLIPLTMYSGFEQSFLSGEYTKNYVTCALGIHYVGFAMICFGATNSVCSIAFGKLARYTGRMPLFCLAAVTNFSCIISLLFWRPHPDQLAVFFVYPALWGMSDAIWQTQTNALYGVLFPDHKEAAFANYRMWESLGFVIAFAYSTYICLSTKLYILISVLILTMITYLWVEYQLHKKSQAPATYQTHANQEEFKDKLGKDTVIVAQSKL from the exons ATGATTTCTCGAAATCTGAAAAATGTCCTTGTTGTATCTTTTGGATTTTTATCCCTGTTCACGGCATATGGGGGTCTGCAAAGTTTGCag AGCAGTCTGAATGCCGAGGCAGGAATGGGTGTGATTTCTCTGAGTGTCATCTACGGAGCACTCATCCTGTCCTCCATGTTCCTCCCACACATTCTCATTAAAAACATTGGCTGCAAGTGGACCATCGTGGTGTCCATGGGCTGCTATGTCACATACTCCTTTGGGAATCTTTACCCAGGctg GGCCACTCTGATCCCGACCTCTGCAATACTGGGGCTGGGAGGGTCTCCCCTGTGGTCGGCCAAATGCACCTATCTCACCATCAGCGGCAACAGGCAGGCggagaaagaaagcaaaaaagCTGAGGATGTCATTAATATGTACTTTGgcatcttcttcttcatcttccagTCCTCTGCCGTGTGGGGAAACCTCATGTCGTCTCTCATTTTTGGTCAAGATGCTAACATAA CTGAAATCCCAGAGGAGAATCTGAAGTACTGTGGGGCAGGTTCATGTGAGGAGGATTTCATCCCCACAGCAAATACCACACGACCAGCGCAGAACCTGATCAACACGCTCCTGGGTGCCTACATAG GCGTTGGGGTTTTAGCCATCATCTTGGTGGCTGTGTTGCTGGACAACATAGACAGGGACATGGCCAAGGATTTCAGGAGCAACAGAACCTCATTTTGGCCAACTTTCTTAGCCACCTTCAAGCTCCTGAAGAACAGAACACTGATACTCCTCATTCCACTGACTATGTACAGTGGATTTGAGCAGAGCTTCCTTTCTGGAGAATACACCAAG AACTATGTGACTTGCGCGCTGGGCATACATTATGTTGGCTTTGCAATGATTTGCTTTGGTGCCACAAATTCAGTGTGTTCCATTGCATTCGGAAAGTTGGCACGCTACACAGGAAGAATGCCATTGTTCTGTTTGG CTGCTGTAACAAACTTTTCCTGCATAATCAGTCTGCTGTTTTGGAGGCCACATCCAGACCAGCTCGCAGTGTTCTTTGTGTACCCTGCCCTTTGGGGCATGTCAGATGCAATATGGCAGACCCAAACTAATG CCCTCTATGGAGTTCTGTTTCCTGACCACAAGGAGGCGGCGTTTGCCAACTATCGCATGTGGGAATCCCTGGGGTTTGTCATAGCATTCGCGTACAGCACCTACATTTGCCTGTCCACCAAGCTCTACATTCTCATTTCTGTTCTCATACTCACCATGATAACGTACCTTTGGGTGGAGTATCAGTTACACAAGAAGTCCCAGGCCCCGGCCACCTATCAAACACACGCAAACCAGGAGGAGTTCAAAGACAAGCTCGGCAAAGACACCGTTATTGTGGCGCAGTCCAAGTTGTAG
- the unc93a gene encoding protein unc-93 homolog A isoform X3, whose protein sequence is MISRNLKNVLVVSFGFLSLFTAYGGLQSLQSSLNAEAGMGVISLSVIYGALILSSMFLPHILIKNIGCKWTIVVSMGCYVTYSFGNLYPGWATLIPTSAILGLGGSPLWSAKCTYLTISGNRQAEKESKKAEDVINMYFGIFFFIFQSSAVWGNLMSSLIFGQDANITEIPEENLKYCGAGSCEEDFIPTANTTRPAQNLINTLLGAYIGVGVLAIILVAVLLDNIDRDMAKDFRSNRTSFWPTFLATFKLLKNRTLILLIPLTMYSGFEQSFLSGEYTKNYVTCALGIHYVGFAMICFGATNSVCSIAFGKLARYTGRMPLFCLVCCFGGHIQTSSQCSLCTLPFGACQMQYGRPKLMPSMEFCFLTTRRRRLPTIACGNPWGLS, encoded by the exons ATGATTTCTCGAAATCTGAAAAATGTCCTTGTTGTATCTTTTGGATTTTTATCCCTGTTCACGGCATATGGGGGTCTGCAAAGTTTGCag AGCAGTCTGAATGCCGAGGCAGGAATGGGTGTGATTTCTCTGAGTGTCATCTACGGAGCACTCATCCTGTCCTCCATGTTCCTCCCACACATTCTCATTAAAAACATTGGCTGCAAGTGGACCATCGTGGTGTCCATGGGCTGCTATGTCACATACTCCTTTGGGAATCTTTACCCAGGctg GGCCACTCTGATCCCGACCTCTGCAATACTGGGGCTGGGAGGGTCTCCCCTGTGGTCGGCCAAATGCACCTATCTCACCATCAGCGGCAACAGGCAGGCggagaaagaaagcaaaaaagCTGAGGATGTCATTAATATGTACTTTGgcatcttcttcttcatcttccagTCCTCTGCCGTGTGGGGAAACCTCATGTCGTCTCTCATTTTTGGTCAAGATGCTAACATAA CTGAAATCCCAGAGGAGAATCTGAAGTACTGTGGGGCAGGTTCATGTGAGGAGGATTTCATCCCCACAGCAAATACCACACGACCAGCGCAGAACCTGATCAACACGCTCCTGGGTGCCTACATAG GCGTTGGGGTTTTAGCCATCATCTTGGTGGCTGTGTTGCTGGACAACATAGACAGGGACATGGCCAAGGATTTCAGGAGCAACAGAACCTCATTTTGGCCAACTTTCTTAGCCACCTTCAAGCTCCTGAAGAACAGAACACTGATACTCCTCATTCCACTGACTATGTACAGTGGATTTGAGCAGAGCTTCCTTTCTGGAGAATACACCAAG AACTATGTGACTTGCGCGCTGGGCATACATTATGTTGGCTTTGCAATGATTTGCTTTGGTGCCACAAATTCAGTGTGTTCCATTGCATTCGGAAAGTTGGCACGCTACACAGGAAGAATGCCATTGTTCTGTTTGG TCTGCTGTTTTGGAGGCCACATCCAGACCAGCTCGCAGTGTTCTTTGTGTACCCTGCCCTTTGGGGCATGTCAGATGCAATATGGCAGACCCAAACTAATG CCCTCTATGGAGTTCTGTTTCCTGACCACAAGGAGGCGGCGTTTGCCAACTATCGCATGTGGGAATCCCTGGGGTTTGTCATAG
- the unc93a gene encoding protein unc-93 homolog A isoform X2: MGVISLSVIYGALILSSMFLPHILIKNIGCKWTIVVSMGCYVTYSFGNLYPGWATLIPTSAILGLGGSPLWSAKCTYLTISGNRQAEKESKKAEDVINMYFGIFFFIFQSSAVWGNLMSSLIFGQDANITEIPEENLKYCGAGSCEEDFIPTANTTRPAQNLINTLLGAYIGVGVLAIILVAVLLDNIDRDMAKDFRSNRTSFWPTFLATFKLLKNRTLILLIPLTMYSGFEQSFLSGEYTKNYVTCALGIHYVGFAMICFGATNSVCSIAFGKLARYTGRMPLFCLAAVTNFSCIISLLFWRPHPDQLAVFFVYPALWGMSDAIWQTQTNALYGVLFPDHKEAAFANYRMWESLGFVIAFAYSTYICLSTKLYILISVLILTMITYLWVEYQLHKKSQAPATYQTHANQEEFKDKLGKDTVIVAQSKL; encoded by the exons ATGGGTGTGATTTCTCTGAGTGTCATCTACGGAGCACTCATCCTGTCCTCCATGTTCCTCCCACACATTCTCATTAAAAACATTGGCTGCAAGTGGACCATCGTGGTGTCCATGGGCTGCTATGTCACATACTCCTTTGGGAATCTTTACCCAGGctg GGCCACTCTGATCCCGACCTCTGCAATACTGGGGCTGGGAGGGTCTCCCCTGTGGTCGGCCAAATGCACCTATCTCACCATCAGCGGCAACAGGCAGGCggagaaagaaagcaaaaaagCTGAGGATGTCATTAATATGTACTTTGgcatcttcttcttcatcttccagTCCTCTGCCGTGTGGGGAAACCTCATGTCGTCTCTCATTTTTGGTCAAGATGCTAACATAA CTGAAATCCCAGAGGAGAATCTGAAGTACTGTGGGGCAGGTTCATGTGAGGAGGATTTCATCCCCACAGCAAATACCACACGACCAGCGCAGAACCTGATCAACACGCTCCTGGGTGCCTACATAG GCGTTGGGGTTTTAGCCATCATCTTGGTGGCTGTGTTGCTGGACAACATAGACAGGGACATGGCCAAGGATTTCAGGAGCAACAGAACCTCATTTTGGCCAACTTTCTTAGCCACCTTCAAGCTCCTGAAGAACAGAACACTGATACTCCTCATTCCACTGACTATGTACAGTGGATTTGAGCAGAGCTTCCTTTCTGGAGAATACACCAAG AACTATGTGACTTGCGCGCTGGGCATACATTATGTTGGCTTTGCAATGATTTGCTTTGGTGCCACAAATTCAGTGTGTTCCATTGCATTCGGAAAGTTGGCACGCTACACAGGAAGAATGCCATTGTTCTGTTTGG CTGCTGTAACAAACTTTTCCTGCATAATCAGTCTGCTGTTTTGGAGGCCACATCCAGACCAGCTCGCAGTGTTCTTTGTGTACCCTGCCCTTTGGGGCATGTCAGATGCAATATGGCAGACCCAAACTAATG CCCTCTATGGAGTTCTGTTTCCTGACCACAAGGAGGCGGCGTTTGCCAACTATCGCATGTGGGAATCCCTGGGGTTTGTCATAGCATTCGCGTACAGCACCTACATTTGCCTGTCCACCAAGCTCTACATTCTCATTTCTGTTCTCATACTCACCATGATAACGTACCTTTGGGTGGAGTATCAGTTACACAAGAAGTCCCAGGCCCCGGCCACCTATCAAACACACGCAAACCAGGAGGAGTTCAAAGACAAGCTCGGCAAAGACACCGTTATTGTGGCGCAGTCCAAGTTGTAG
- the ttll2 gene encoding putative tubulin polyglutamylase TTLL2 has protein sequence MTSSMSDSAPLVFRLHAGTPSVVRKVLLEQGWEEYDEEMHKEDDWNLYWRVSAFHNSDYQNLKPWQRLNHHPKVVGITRKDSLARNLRRMKGAFGSALYNFSPVAFILPNDYTRFLEAYTVHHLANGGRATYWICKPVDLSRGRGIFVFRDIKDLVYDSPVVVQKYISNPLLISGYKFDLRIYVCVKSFCPLIIYIHQEGLVRFATEKFSLTSLDNVFAHLTNTSINKFGPRYSTDKEHVGQGCKWTLNKFRCFLRSQNSNELLLWQQINNIVTLTLLAATPSAPFSPNCVELLGFDVLIDENFKPWLLEVNYSPALSLDCPADNTVKKALIHDLIDLMNYSQMDGLRQRGYLTKRFINLCYSQALQTKTSPVYLIPKHTPGFTRQKRSHSQPRSSFEKNEDKLVQSDVSVPPCRVGDFILTFPFNDATLKASQENLDVKIAFQELHRLNNHLAAFCNLKDERRKECA, from the exons ATGACATCCAGCATGTCTGACAGTGCCCCACTGGTATTCCGACTTCATGCGGGCACTCCTTCAGTTGTCCGCAAGGTCCTTCTTGAGCAGGGATGGGAGGAGTATGATGAAGAGATGCACAAGGAAGATGACTGGAACCTGTACTGGCGAGTGTCGGCTTTTCACAACTCTGACTATCAGAACTTAAAGCCATGGCAGAGGCTCAATCACCACCCGAAGGTGGTGGGCATCACTCGGAAGGACAGCCTGGCACGAAACCTGAGGAGAATGAAGGGTGCATTTGGGTCCGCTTTGTACAATTTTAGTCCCGTTGCTTTTATCCTACCAAATGATTACACAAGGTTTTTGGAGGCTTACACAGTGCACCATCTTGCTAATGGAGGAAGGGCCACATACTGGATTTGCAAGCCAGTTGATCTATCGAGAGGTCGGGGCATATTTGTTTTCAGGGACATCAAAGACTTGGTGTATGATTCCCCAGTTGTCGTACAGAAGTACATCAGCAACCCTCTTCTGATCTCAGGCTACAAATTTGACCTTCGGATCTATGTCTGTGTGAAGAGCTTTTGTCCCCTTATCATTTACATACACCAAGAGGGCCTGGTTCGCTTTGCCACTGAGAAGTTCAGCCTTACTTCACTGGACAACGTTTTTGCTCACCTGACCAACACGAGCATTAACAAATTTGGCCCACGCTATAGTACTGATAAGGAACATGTGGGACAAGGCTGTAAGTGGACATTGAACAAATTCCGCTGCTTTCTTCGTAGCCAAAACTCTAATGAACTCCTCCTCTGGCAACAGATAAACAACATTGTCACTCTGACTCTACTTGCAGCCACCCCTTCAGCACCCTTCAGTCCCAACTGTGTGGAGCTCTTGGGGTTTGATGTCCTGATAGACGAAAACTTCAAGCCATGGCTGTTGGAAGTGAACTACAGTCCTGCTCTGTCTCTGGACTGTCCAGCTGACAATACTGTGAAGAAGGCTTTGATCCATGACCTGATTGATCTGATGAACTACAGCCAGATGGATGGCCTTAGACAGAGGGGGTACCTGACAAAGAGATTCATTAACCTTTGTTACAGTCAGGCCTTGCAGACTAAAACCTCTCCAGTGTACCTGAtacccaaacacacacctggTTTCACTAGACAGAAAAGAAGTCACAGTCAACCAAGATCCAGCTTTGAGAAGAATGAGGACAAACTGGTCCAATCGG ATGTGAGTGTCCCTCCTTGTAGGGTGGGAGACTTCATACTGACATTTCCTTTTAATGATGCCACACTGAAGGCTTCGCAGGAGAACTTGGATGTGAAGATTGCTTTCCAAGAGCTTCACAGGCTCAACAACCACCTTGCTGCTTTTTGCAATCTCAAGgatgaaagaagaaaagagTGT GCGTGA